Proteins from a genomic interval of Kitasatospora herbaricolor:
- a CDS encoding AAA family ATPase has translation MLLWINGPYGGGKTQTAHEIRRRLPGSVVCDPEHVGFGLHRMTPPALRGDFQDFPAWRQGVYEVLDLVLGRQDGVVIAPMTVVDPDCFRETVGRLRERGHDVRHFTLLADRETIVGRLRERRLGHVVRFAARRGAPFGRESFARSRLDLCLDRLHGEEFAEHLETGDRTVAQVADLIAASAGLTLLPNTDSAVRGRLRRAWTGVRHIRVR, from the coding sequence ATGCTCCTCTGGATCAACGGCCCTTACGGCGGCGGCAAGACGCAGACGGCGCACGAGATCCGTCGGCGGCTCCCGGGCAGCGTGGTCTGCGACCCCGAACACGTCGGTTTCGGCCTGCACCGGATGACGCCGCCGGCACTGCGCGGCGACTTCCAGGACTTCCCGGCCTGGCGGCAGGGCGTCTACGAGGTGCTGGACCTGGTGCTCGGCCGGCAGGACGGGGTGGTGATCGCACCGATGACCGTCGTGGACCCGGACTGCTTCCGGGAGACGGTGGGCCGGCTCCGGGAACGCGGCCACGACGTCCGGCACTTCACGCTGCTGGCCGACCGGGAAACGATCGTGGGCCGGCTGCGCGAGCGACGCCTGGGGCACGTCGTGCGGTTCGCCGCCCGCCGGGGTGCCCCCTTCGGACGCGAGAGCTTCGCCCGCTCCCGGCTCGATCTGTGCCTGGACCGGCTGCACGGGGAGGAGTTCGCCGAGCATCTGGAGACCGGCGACCGCACGGTCGCGCAGGTCGCGGACCTGATCGCGGCCTCGGCCGGGCTGACCCTGCTCCCGAACACCGACAGCGCGGTGCGCGGGCGCCTGCGCCGGGCCTGGACCGGGGTCCGGCACATCCGGGTCCGCTGA
- a CDS encoding NAD(P)H-binding protein translates to MILLTGATGGLGTLVAERLADREDVVLGTRAPGRVRVPLPVRHLDFDAPDTLAGAFAGVDVLLLVSAGYGEDDTVIARHGAAVDAAERAGVRHIVYTSLTGDGDHLPYALPHRWTERRLREGSADWTILRNGLYAELLGQLATPAPDGRLTAPLGRGRLAAVARADLADAAAAVVREAGAHAGRSYELVGEAAVGGEDLARAHGPGVVYESEPLALARERLTASGAAPFQVPMVLGTCSAVAAGFLDRTGGDLRALLGRAPRSALDVATGRSR, encoded by the coding sequence TTGATCCTCCTCACCGGCGCCACCGGCGGCCTGGGCACCCTCGTCGCCGAGCGGCTGGCCGACCGCGAGGACGTCGTCCTCGGCACCCGCGCACCCGGGCGCGTCCGGGTGCCGCTGCCCGTCCGCCACCTCGACTTCGACGCGCCCGACACCCTGGCCGGCGCCTTCGCCGGGGTGGACGTCCTGTTGCTGGTCTCGGCCGGCTACGGCGAGGACGACACCGTGATCGCCCGCCACGGGGCCGCCGTCGACGCGGCCGAGCGGGCCGGCGTGCGGCACATCGTCTACACCAGCTTGACCGGCGACGGCGACCACCTGCCCTACGCCCTCCCCCACCGCTGGACCGAGCGCCGGCTGCGCGAGGGCTCCGCGGACTGGACGATCCTGCGCAACGGCCTGTACGCCGAACTGCTGGGACAGCTCGCCACTCCGGCCCCGGACGGCCGGCTGACCGCCCCGCTGGGCCGGGGCAGGCTGGCCGCGGTGGCCCGCGCGGACCTCGCGGACGCGGCGGCGGCGGTCGTCCGGGAGGCGGGCGCGCACGCGGGGCGCAGCTACGAGCTGGTCGGCGAAGCGGCCGTCGGCGGCGAGGACCTCGCCCGCGCCCACGGCCCGGGGGTCGTCTACGAGTCCGAGCCGCTGGCCCTGGCCCGTGAGCGCCTGACCGCCTCCGGCGCGGCGCCGTTCCAGGTGCCGATGGTGCTCGGCACCTGCTCGGCCGTCGCGGCCGGCTTCCTGGACCGGACCGGCGGCGACCTCCGCGCCCTGCTCGGCCGGGCGCCGCGCTCCGCGCTGGACGTCGCCACCGGCCGGAGCCGGTAG
- a CDS encoding winged helix-turn-helix transcriptional regulator: MSVGHIGITTEAVVSCEEHVDCGIRDVLDRIGDKWSVLVVVELAQGMHRFRGLQRAVPGISQRMLTLTVRRLERDGLLTRTVHPTVPPQVEYELTPMGHSLTHLVRALADWSLEHRGAIAVARQEWDEANPGSGIR, encoded by the coding sequence ATGTCGGTAGGGCACATCGGGATAACCACCGAGGCCGTGGTCAGCTGCGAGGAGCACGTGGACTGCGGCATCCGCGACGTCCTGGACCGGATCGGCGACAAGTGGTCCGTCTTGGTCGTCGTGGAGCTGGCGCAGGGCATGCACCGCTTCCGCGGGCTGCAGCGCGCCGTCCCGGGCATCTCCCAGCGCATGCTGACGCTCACCGTGCGCCGGTTGGAGCGCGACGGGCTGCTCACCCGGACCGTCCACCCGACCGTCCCGCCCCAGGTCGAGTACGAGCTGACGCCGATGGGGCACAGCCTGACCCACCTGGTCCGGGCGCTCGCCGACTGGTCGCTGGAGCACCGGGGCGCCATCGCCGTGGCCCGTCAGGAGTGGGACGAGGCGAACCCCGGTTCCGGGATCCGCTGA
- a CDS encoding Gfo/Idh/MocA family protein, which translates to MTAPTPHRPANAAAHAAGTLGSPGTPPVRWGILATGAIATAFAEDLALLPDARLTAVASRTEESARRFAERHDIPRAYGSWEQLAKDPEVDVVYVATPHAQHHAATSLLLAAGKPVLCEKPFTLNLPEAQDLVRLAREHEVFLMEAMWTYLDPAVRRLTQLIDDGAIGEVRTVQAEFAFAAEPGGSGRLRDPAAGGGALLDIGVYPLAFAQLLLGTPDSVQAWGRIAPDGVDDNTGILLGHPGGAHAVLSCSIVSDSAQRAEIGGSLGRIEIPRDFYRPDSFVLHRRRHEPEEFRFPREPGHGYRYEAAEVMRCLRAGAAESPLVPLDGTLALMGTLDTVRRRIGLRYPGDRD; encoded by the coding sequence ATGACCGCCCCCACCCCCCACCGCCCCGCCAACGCCGCCGCCCACGCCGCCGGCACCCTCGGCAGCCCCGGCACCCCGCCGGTCCGCTGGGGCATCCTCGCCACCGGCGCCATCGCCACCGCCTTCGCCGAGGACCTCGCCCTGCTCCCGGACGCCCGCCTGACCGCGGTCGCCTCCCGCACCGAGGAGTCCGCCCGGCGCTTCGCCGAGCGCCACGACATCCCCCGCGCGTACGGCAGCTGGGAGCAACTCGCCAAGGACCCCGAGGTCGACGTCGTCTACGTCGCCACCCCGCACGCCCAGCACCACGCCGCCACCTCGCTCCTGCTGGCGGCCGGGAAGCCGGTGCTCTGCGAGAAGCCCTTCACCCTCAACCTGCCCGAGGCGCAGGACCTGGTGCGCCTCGCCCGCGAGCACGAGGTCTTCCTGATGGAGGCCATGTGGACCTACCTGGACCCGGCGGTCCGCCGCCTGACCCAGCTGATCGACGACGGCGCGATCGGTGAAGTCCGCACCGTCCAGGCGGAGTTCGCGTTCGCCGCGGAGCCCGGCGGGAGCGGGCGGCTGCGCGACCCGGCCGCCGGCGGCGGTGCGCTGCTGGACATCGGCGTCTACCCGCTGGCCTTCGCCCAGCTGCTGCTGGGCACGCCGGACAGCGTCCAGGCCTGGGGGCGGATCGCTCCGGACGGCGTGGACGACAACACCGGCATCCTGCTCGGGCACCCCGGCGGGGCGCACGCGGTGCTGTCCTGCTCGATCGTCTCGGACAGTGCGCAGCGGGCCGAGATCGGCGGTTCGCTGGGCCGGATCGAGATCCCCCGCGACTTCTACCGGCCGGACTCCTTCGTGCTGCACCGCCGCCGGCACGAGCCGGAGGAGTTCCGGTTCCCGCGCGAGCCCGGGCACGGTTACCGGTACGAGGCGGCGGAGGTGATGCGCTGCCTGCGCGCCGGGGCGGCCGAGTCGCCGCTCGTCCCGCTGGACGGCACGCTGGCCCTGATGGGCACCCTGGACACGGTCCGGCGCCGGATCGGCCTGCGCTACCCGGGGGACCGCGACTGA
- a CDS encoding FAD-dependent monooxygenase yields MKTVLISGGGIAGSALAHWLRRRGFAPTVVERAPAPRTGGQAVDIRGAALTVVRRMGLLDEVTALRTRMRGMSVLDADGKELSRSTESTFSSGRLDSDDLELLREDLVGVLYEKARAEAEFVFGDAVAALDQDEHGVQVLFESGRRRAFDLVVGADGLHSAVRRLAFGPTEQYLQHLGMHLAVFGAGNFLGLDNWQVWLRDGSAGYGISPVRDNTELRITFGFESGPLDPGPRGTDAQRQLVADRMAGLSWETPRLLQALWAAPDFYADAMARISMPSWSAGRAVLLGDAGYCASPLSGQGTSLALVGAYVLADALGRADGDHRVAFARYEQRMRPFVELNQALATENPGGPASEASVERAKNAIALDD; encoded by the coding sequence ATGAAGACCGTCCTGATTTCCGGCGGCGGGATCGCCGGGTCCGCCCTGGCCCACTGGCTGCGCCGCCGGGGCTTCGCCCCGACCGTGGTCGAACGCGCGCCCGCCCCGCGGACCGGCGGCCAGGCGGTCGACATCCGCGGCGCCGCCCTCACCGTCGTCCGGCGGATGGGCCTGCTGGACGAGGTGACGGCGCTGCGCACCAGGATGCGGGGGATGTCGGTGCTCGACGCCGACGGCAAGGAGCTCTCGCGCTCCACCGAGTCGACCTTCAGCAGCGGCCGGCTCGACAGCGACGACCTGGAACTGCTGCGCGAGGACCTGGTCGGCGTCCTGTACGAGAAGGCCCGCGCCGAGGCCGAGTTCGTGTTCGGGGACGCCGTCGCCGCACTCGACCAGGACGAGCACGGCGTGCAGGTCCTCTTCGAGAGCGGGCGGCGGCGCGCCTTCGACCTGGTGGTCGGCGCGGACGGCCTGCACTCCGCCGTCCGGCGGCTGGCGTTCGGGCCGACCGAGCAGTACCTCCAGCACCTGGGGATGCACCTGGCCGTCTTCGGCGCCGGCAACTTCCTCGGCCTGGACAACTGGCAGGTCTGGCTCCGGGACGGCTCGGCCGGCTACGGCATCTCCCCGGTGCGCGACAACACCGAACTGCGGATCACCTTCGGCTTCGAGTCGGGCCCGCTCGACCCGGGCCCTCGCGGCACCGACGCCCAACGGCAGCTGGTCGCCGACCGGATGGCCGGGCTGAGCTGGGAGACGCCGAGGCTGCTGCAGGCCCTGTGGGCCGCCCCCGACTTCTACGCCGACGCCATGGCCCGGATCAGCATGCCGAGTTGGTCGGCCGGGCGGGCGGTGCTGCTGGGCGACGCGGGCTACTGCGCCTCCCCGCTGTCCGGCCAGGGCACCAGCCTCGCGCTGGTCGGCGCGTACGTGCTGGCCGACGCGCTGGGCCGGGCGGACGGTGACCACCGGGTGGCCTTCGCCCGGTACGAGCAGCGGATGCGGCCTTTCGTCGAGCTCAACCAGGCGCTGGCGACCGAGAATCCGGGCGGGCCGGCCTCCGAGGCCTCGGTCGAGCGCGCCAAGAACGCGATCGCCCTGGACGACTGA
- a CDS encoding sensor histidine kinase, which yields MIRGLRPLLRGSTYTGVLFAYAGALASLPLLPFALAPALAWRSAPEAVQIVLVLLLWAVLIVSVGLARTTRRVLVVAARRLLRVPLPDPVAGRRRPGTAAGPSAAPGAAPSGAGRWRTPLWLLLHVLLGWTGALVSGLLILLGLSLPGNRLGGQVELNLFGRPLRVEGGWQSWVLALGCLLLAAAACAAVTGALRWTAPRLLGPSPAERLALAAERELLLAERNRLAKELHDSIGHTLTAATIQAAVAGEVLAADPAAARAAMRSIEESARAALEDLDYVLGVLREEEPGTAPARTLNDLPELLDRLRHAGAVVEPDLSGDLAQVQGTLSRAAYRILQEGLTNALRHGAGGPVEVRVAAGADGLELSVVNRTGAAPGTGPGAFPSTGRGLPGLAERVRLLHGEIDFGPAGPRHWRLAVRLPVRLPA from the coding sequence ATGATCAGGGGACTCCGGCCGCTGCTGCGCGGCTCCACGTACACGGGTGTGCTGTTCGCCTACGCCGGCGCACTGGCCAGCCTTCCGCTGCTGCCCTTCGCGCTGGCGCCGGCGCTGGCCTGGCGGTCCGCCCCGGAGGCCGTGCAGATCGTGCTGGTGCTCCTGCTCTGGGCCGTACTGATCGTTTCGGTGGGGCTGGCCCGCACCACGCGGCGGGTGCTGGTCGTGGCCGCCCGCCGCCTGCTGAGGGTGCCGTTGCCGGATCCGGTGGCCGGCCGCCGGCGGCCCGGTACCGCAGCCGGGCCGTCCGCCGCGCCCGGTGCGGCGCCGTCCGGTGCCGGCCGTTGGCGGACGCCGCTCTGGCTGCTGCTGCACGTGCTGCTGGGGTGGACCGGGGCGCTGGTGAGCGGTCTGCTGATCCTCCTGGGCCTGAGCCTGCCGGGCAACCGGCTCGGCGGCCAGGTGGAGCTGAACCTGTTCGGCCGGCCGCTGCGGGTGGAGGGCGGCTGGCAGAGCTGGGTGCTGGCGCTCGGCTGCCTGCTGCTGGCGGCCGCCGCATGTGCGGCGGTGACCGGCGCTCTGCGGTGGACGGCGCCCAGGCTGCTCGGGCCGTCGCCGGCCGAGCGGCTCGCGCTGGCGGCCGAGCGGGAGCTGCTGCTGGCCGAACGCAACCGCCTGGCAAAGGAGTTGCACGACTCGATCGGGCACACCCTGACGGCCGCCACCATCCAGGCGGCGGTGGCGGGCGAGGTCCTCGCCGCCGACCCGGCGGCCGCCCGGGCCGCCATGCGCAGCATCGAGGAGTCGGCCCGGGCCGCGCTGGAGGACCTGGACTACGTGCTGGGTGTGCTGCGCGAGGAGGAGCCGGGGACGGCGCCGGCCCGGACCTTGAACGACCTGCCCGAGCTGCTGGACCGGTTGCGGCACGCCGGAGCGGTGGTGGAGCCGGACCTGTCGGGGGACTTGGCGCAGGTGCAGGGGACGCTCTCCCGGGCGGCCTACCGGATCCTCCAGGAGGGGCTGACGAACGCCCTGCGGCACGGGGCCGGCGGTCCGGTCGAGGTCCGGGTGGCGGCCGGGGCGGACGGGCTGGAGCTCAGCGTGGTCAACCGGACCGGCGCGGCGCCGGGCACCGGCCCCGGCGCCTTCCCGAGTACCGGGCGCGGCCTGCCCGGGCTGGCCGAGCGCGTACGGCTGCTGCACGGTGAGATCGACTTCGGTCCGGCGGGCCCCCGGCACTGGCGGCTGGCCGTCCGGCTGCCGGTCCGGCTGCCGGCATGA
- a CDS encoding serine hydrolase domain-containing protein has translation MRDRTERPPRPSAHRPAGRRRAVPAAAAVAVGLLTAGVLAPPAVSAPRPDTVRQRLDALVRDDGLPAALASVRDRAGRTRTYTAGVGDLSTGAKVPADGQVRIGSTTKTFTAVVVLQLVGEGRIELDATVDTYLPGLVRGEGIDGRLVTVRQLLQHTSGLPEYEGDVDDALRRHRYLEPRDILDIALRHKSEFAPGAKFGYSSTNYLLAGLIVQKVTGRPLAEEVDRRVIRRIGLRHTSFPAPGDMTIREAHPLGYQVDSAGAPPRDTTEIDPSPAWAAGQMISTNADLNQFFTALLDGRLLPAAQLAQMRATVPIGDSGAGYGLGIISRPLSCGGVYWGHGGDIPGYESRGGVTDEGRAASITVTSVPSDFAVTERLEVAVDAALCG, from the coding sequence ATGCGTGACCGGACCGAACGCCCGCCCCGCCCCTCCGCACACCGGCCCGCCGGCCGACGACGGGCCGTGCCGGCCGCGGCGGCGGTGGCCGTCGGCCTCCTGACGGCGGGAGTCCTGGCGCCGCCCGCGGTGTCCGCCCCGAGGCCCGACACCGTCCGGCAACGGCTGGACGCGCTGGTGCGTGACGACGGCCTGCCCGCCGCGCTGGCGAGCGTCCGGGACCGCGCCGGCCGCACCCGGACCTACACCGCGGGGGTCGGCGACCTGTCCACCGGGGCGAAGGTCCCGGCGGACGGCCAGGTGCGGATCGGCAGCACCACCAAGACCTTCACCGCGGTCGTCGTGCTGCAACTGGTCGGCGAGGGAAGGATCGAGCTCGACGCCACGGTCGACACCTACCTGCCGGGCCTCGTCCGCGGGGAGGGGATCGACGGGCGGCTCGTCACCGTCCGCCAACTCCTGCAGCACACCAGCGGACTTCCCGAGTACGAGGGCGACGTCGACGACGCCCTCCGCCGGCACCGGTACCTGGAGCCCCGCGACATCCTCGACATCGCCCTGCGGCACAAGTCCGAATTCGCCCCGGGGGCGAAGTTCGGCTACAGCAGCACGAATTACCTGCTGGCCGGGCTGATCGTCCAGAAGGTCACCGGCCGCCCTCTCGCCGAGGAGGTGGACAGGCGTGTGATCCGCCGCATCGGGCTGCGCCACACCTCCTTCCCCGCTCCCGGCGACATGACGATCCGGGAGGCCCACCCCCTGGGCTACCAGGTGGATTCAGCGGGCGCGCCGCCGCGCGACACCACGGAGATCGACCCCTCCCCGGCCTGGGCGGCCGGCCAGATGATCTCCACCAACGCCGATCTCAACCAGTTCTTCACGGCACTGCTCGACGGCCGGCTGCTCCCCGCGGCCCAACTCGCCCAGATGCGCGCCACCGTGCCCATCGGGGACAGCGGCGCCGGCTACGGCCTGGGCATCATCAGCAGGCCGCTGTCGTGCGGCGGTGTCTACTGGGGCCACGGCGGCGACATCCCGGGGTACGAGTCCCGGGGCGGGGTCACCGACGAGGGCCGGGCCGCGAGCATCACGGTGACCAGCGTCCCGTCCGACTTCGCCGTCACGGAGCGTCTCGAAGTGGCGGTGGACGCGGCTCTCTGCGGCTGA
- a CDS encoding response regulator transcription factor: MTGSDRSEGLPALAAAGPAPGPPGAPVTLLIADDDEVTRSGLRTLLSAQPGITVVGEAADGVEAVERARLLRPDVVLMDVRMPRRNGIEATRLLMSGPAEPPKVVVITTFENDGHVTAALGAGAAGFVLKRLPVRQIAEAVRVVAAGEAILFPAALRRMVAARPLGSAQALPRAALTGREEEVLRLMATGLSNPEIAESLTVSLETVKTHVGNVLTKLGAQNRTHAVVIAYESGLVVPGVPG, encoded by the coding sequence ATGACCGGCTCCGACCGGAGCGAAGGCCTCCCCGCCTTGGCCGCCGCCGGTCCCGCCCCCGGCCCCCCGGGTGCCCCCGTCACCCTGCTGATCGCGGACGACGACGAGGTGACCCGCAGCGGGCTGCGCACACTCCTCTCGGCGCAGCCGGGCATCACGGTGGTCGGGGAGGCCGCCGACGGTGTCGAGGCGGTCGAGCGGGCCCGGCTGCTGCGGCCGGACGTGGTCCTGATGGATGTGCGGATGCCGCGCCGCAACGGGATCGAGGCCACCCGGCTGCTGATGTCCGGCCCGGCCGAGCCGCCGAAGGTCGTGGTGATCACCACCTTCGAGAACGACGGCCACGTGACCGCCGCGCTCGGCGCGGGGGCCGCCGGATTCGTGCTGAAGCGGCTTCCGGTCCGGCAGATCGCGGAGGCGGTGCGGGTGGTGGCGGCGGGCGAGGCGATCCTCTTCCCCGCGGCGCTGCGCCGGATGGTCGCCGCCCGCCCGCTGGGTTCCGCGCAGGCCCTGCCGCGGGCGGCACTGACGGGGCGGGAGGAGGAGGTGCTGCGGCTGATGGCCACGGGGCTGTCCAACCCGGAGATCGCCGAGTCGCTCACGGTGAGCCTGGAGACGGTGAAGACGCACGTGGGGAACGTGCTGACCAAGCTCGGTGCGCAGAACCGGACGCACGCGGTGGTGATCGCGTACGAGTCCGGCCTGGTGGTGCCGGGCGTCCCCGGCTGA
- a CDS encoding TetR/AcrR family transcriptional regulator C-terminal domain-containing protein, whose product MNPETDPPFRRIAAELRRRITEGELAPGERVPSTRRIAEEWGVALATATKVLTTLSLEGLVESRPRVGTVVAPGAGAPAPAPDRGRPRSRGSNPAPAARAEQDGPEGDQDLTRARIVRAAIEIADAEGLAALSMRGVAARLGVAAMSPYRYVGSKEELLLLMADAAFGEAAYPAVPPEGWRAQLELSARTLWSLFRRHPWLAQLGSLTRPMLLPDLMVHAEWVLRALDGRGLDARTMLDVHVLLYGYVEGIAANLEREAQAEAATGLSEDEWMDRQAPAFRAITASPRYPVFSRLVRSVEGGYDLDLDTLFEFGLRSLLDGLTGLVEGRTGPPAAR is encoded by the coding sequence GTGAACCCGGAGACCGATCCACCCTTCCGGCGCATCGCCGCCGAACTCCGCCGACGCATCACCGAGGGCGAACTCGCCCCGGGTGAGCGGGTGCCGTCGACCCGCCGGATCGCCGAGGAGTGGGGAGTGGCCCTGGCCACCGCCACCAAGGTGCTGACCACGCTCAGCCTGGAGGGGCTGGTGGAGTCCCGCCCCAGGGTCGGCACCGTGGTCGCTCCGGGCGCCGGCGCCCCGGCCCCGGCCCCCGACCGGGGCCGACCCCGGAGCCGGGGCTCGAACCCGGCCCCGGCCGCCCGCGCGGAGCAGGACGGCCCGGAGGGCGACCAGGACCTCACCCGGGCCCGGATCGTCCGGGCCGCCATCGAGATCGCCGACGCCGAGGGGCTCGCCGCGCTGTCGATGCGCGGGGTCGCGGCCCGGCTGGGCGTGGCCGCGATGTCCCCCTACCGGTACGTCGGCAGCAAGGAGGAACTCCTGCTGCTGATGGCCGACGCCGCCTTCGGGGAGGCCGCGTACCCCGCCGTCCCGCCGGAGGGATGGCGCGCGCAGCTGGAACTGAGCGCGCGGACGCTGTGGTCGCTGTTCCGCCGGCACCCCTGGCTGGCCCAGCTCGGATCGCTCACCCGCCCGATGCTGCTGCCCGACCTGATGGTCCACGCGGAGTGGGTGCTCAGGGCCCTGGACGGCCGCGGCCTCGACGCCAGGACCATGCTCGACGTGCACGTGCTGCTCTACGGCTATGTCGAGGGCATCGCGGCCAACCTGGAGCGCGAGGCCCAGGCCGAGGCCGCCACCGGCCTCTCCGAGGACGAGTGGATGGACCGGCAGGCGCCCGCCTTCCGAGCCATCACCGCCTCCCCTCGGTACCCGGTGTTCAGCAGGCTGGTCCGGTCCGTCGAGGGCGGCTACGACCTGGACCTCGACACGCTCTTCGAGTTCGGCCTCCGCTCGCTGCTCGACGGCCTCACCGGCCTGGTCGAGGGCCGGACGGGGCCCCCGGCCGCACGGTGA
- a CDS encoding CaiB/BaiF CoA transferase family protein has protein sequence MSAGDGVPATSADGRPPASAGGLPLSGVLVADFGRVLAAPYATMLLADLGADVVKVEQPARGDDTRAWGPPHAQGEATYFLSVNRNKRSLTLDLREPADHARAVELVRRADVLFENFRPGTMARHGLGYERAHELNPGLVYCSVSGFGPGRGAALPGYDLLVQAVGGLMSVTGPGPGEPVKTGVALVDVLTGLHAAVGVLAALRERGTTGEGQHVEVNLLTSLLSSMVNQAGGYTLAGAVPGILGNRHPSIAPYEVFEAADRQLVVAVGNDRQFAALCEGLAAPELARDQRFATNSDRVAHVVELAEALSALLAGRTAAEWFELLTPLGVPCGPVNDLAGAFGLAESLGLSPRATVAGDQGPLDLVANPIGLSRTPPRYDRRPPRLGEHTEELTAWLDS, from the coding sequence ATGAGCGCCGGCGACGGCGTGCCGGCGACGAGTGCTGACGGCAGGCCGCCGGCGAGCGCCGGCGGCCTGCCGCTGTCGGGCGTCCTGGTCGCCGACTTCGGCCGGGTGCTGGCCGCGCCGTACGCCACCATGCTGCTGGCCGACCTCGGGGCGGACGTGGTCAAGGTCGAGCAGCCGGCGCGCGGCGACGACACCCGGGCCTGGGGGCCGCCGCACGCCCAGGGCGAGGCGACGTACTTCCTCTCGGTGAACCGCAACAAGCGCTCGCTGACCCTCGATCTGCGGGAGCCCGCCGACCACGCCCGTGCGGTCGAACTCGTCCGCCGGGCCGACGTCTTGTTCGAGAACTTCCGGCCCGGCACGATGGCGCGGCACGGCCTCGGGTACGAGCGGGCGCACGAGCTCAACCCCGGCCTGGTGTACTGCTCGGTGAGCGGGTTCGGGCCCGGCCGGGGTGCCGCGCTGCCGGGGTACGACCTGCTGGTGCAGGCGGTCGGCGGTCTGATGAGCGTCACCGGACCGGGGCCTGGCGAGCCGGTGAAGACCGGCGTCGCCCTGGTGGACGTGCTCACCGGCCTGCATGCCGCCGTGGGGGTGCTGGCCGCGCTGCGCGAGCGGGGGACGACCGGCGAGGGCCAGCACGTCGAGGTCAACCTGCTCACCTCGCTGCTGTCGAGCATGGTGAACCAGGCCGGCGGTTACACCCTGGCGGGCGCGGTGCCCGGGATCCTCGGCAACCGGCATCCGTCGATCGCCCCCTACGAGGTGTTCGAGGCCGCCGACCGGCAGCTGGTGGTGGCGGTCGGCAACGACCGTCAGTTCGCCGCGCTGTGCGAGGGGCTGGCCGCCCCGGAACTCGCCCGGGACCAGCGGTTCGCGACCAACTCCGACCGGGTCGCGCACGTGGTGGAGCTGGCCGAGGCGCTCTCCGCGCTGCTGGCCGGCCGGACCGCCGCCGAGTGGTTCGAGCTGCTCACCCCGCTCGGCGTGCCCTGCGGCCCGGTGAACGACCTGGCCGGCGCCTTCGGCCTGGCCGAGTCGCTGGGTCTGTCGCCGCGTGCCACGGTGGCCGGGGACCAGGGCCCGCTGGACCTGGTGGCCAATCCGATCGGTCTCTCCCGCACCCCGCCCCGCTACGACCGGCGGCCACCGCGCCTGGGCGAGCACACCGAGGAGCTCACCGCCTGGCTGGACTCCTGA